A genomic window from Dermacentor silvarum isolate Dsil-2018 chromosome 9, BIME_Dsil_1.4, whole genome shotgun sequence includes:
- the LOC119464058 gene encoding S-adenosylmethionine sensor upstream of mTORC1: protein MTREEHQELVAVIRSVHEKLRLDYQTNGDGDRVWKDHCEDIEMRSKYAESMLQLATSIWPYKDRIEWCYHTMREYFFGDGLEHSLRRHYRKMGLPCSESILEQAREVLELAEEKVRLLDVGSCYNPFSAYTDIDALAIDLTPATELEENKLGSVGTPQGSVISPLLFNLVMIGVGNRLERVTGVRHTIYADDVTLWVPGRSDGHIETTLQKRSTPSRSSWTGLESSALRPSQSCW from the exons ATGACTCGTGAGGAGCATCAAGAACTCGTCGCCGTGATCAGAAGCGTTCACGAAAAACTAAGGCTTGATTACCAGACAA ACGGAGATGGGGACCGGGTTTGGAAGGACCACTGCGAAGACATAGAGATGAGGAGCAAATATGCTGAGAGCATGCTTCAGCTAGCCACATCCATTTGGCCCTACAAGGACCGCATTGAGTGGTGCTACCACACGATGAG GGAGTACTTCTTTGGTGATGGTCTCGAGCACAGCCTGCGAAGGCACTACAGGAAAATGGGCCTACCATGTTCCGAGTCCATTCTCGAGCAAGCCAGAGA AGTCCTGGAACTGGCAGAGGAAAAGGTGCGTCTTCTGGACGTTGGAAGCTGCTACAACCCTTTCAGTGCTTACACCGATATTGATGCACTTGCCATCGATTTGACACCTGCTACAGAG CTCGAAGAGAACAAGCTGGGCAGCGTCggaaccccgcagggctcggtgatctccccgttacTCTTCAACCTCGTGATGATCGGGGTGGGCAACCGGCTAGAAAGAGTAACGGGAGTccggcacaccatctacgccgacgacgttacgCTATGGGTACCGGGACGAAGCGACGGACACATCGAGACAACGCTGCAGAAGCGGTCAACGCCATCGAGGAGCAGCTGGACGGGTCTGGAATCGTCTGCTCTCCGACCAAGTCAGAGCTGCTGGTGA